The following coding sequences are from one Streptococcus mitis window:
- a CDS encoding DUF3165 family protein — protein sequence MVYLIIGLLLLLLYVFATPESIKGTVNIVLVVFAFVALLILLMLSVLQIFQLPTEFFIAIAMLFLAYFSLRDITLMSVNKSKRR from the coding sequence ATGGTTTATTTAATCATAGGACTCCTCTTATTACTACTCTATGTATTTGCGACACCAGAAAGCATTAAAGGGACAGTTAATATCGTCCTTGTCGTCTTTGCTTTCGTAGCATTGCTGATTTTGCTCATGTTGTCAGTTCTGCAAATCTTTCAGCTACCGACAGAATTCTTTATCGCAATCGCTATGCTCTTCCTAGCATACTTTAGCTTGCGAGATATTACCCTCATGTCGGTTAATAAAAGTAAAAGAAGATAA
- a CDS encoding UDP-N-acetylglucosamine--N-acetylmuramyl-(pentapeptide) pyrophosphoryl-undecaprenol N-acetylglucosamine transferase translates to MKKIVFTGGGTVGHVTLNLLLMPKFIEDGWEVHYIGDKRGIEHQEILKSGLDVTFHSIATGKLRRYFSWQNMLDVFKVGWGIVQSLFIMLRLRPQALFSKGGFVSVPPVIAARVSGVPVFIHESDLSMGLANKIAYKFATKMYSTFEQASSLSKVEHVGAVTKVSDQKNPEPDELVDIQTHFNPKLPTVLFVGGSAGARVFNQLVTDHKKELTERYNIINLTGDSSLNELSQNLFRVDYVTNLYQPLMELADIVVTRGGANTIFELLAMAKLHVIVPLGREASRGDQIENAAYFVKKGYAEELQESDLTLDSLEEKLSHLLSHKEDYQAKMKASKELKSLADFYQLLKKDLS, encoded by the coding sequence ATGAAAAAAATTGTCTTTACAGGTGGGGGGACGGTTGGACACGTAACCCTTAACCTTTTGTTAATGCCTAAGTTCATCGAAGATGGCTGGGAAGTCCACTATATCGGGGACAAGCGTGGTATCGAACACCAAGAAATCCTCAAGTCGGGTCTAGATGTAACCTTCCATTCCATTGCGACTGGCAAATTGCGTCGTTACTTCTCTTGGCAAAATATGCTGGACGTCTTTAAAGTTGGTTGGGGAATTGTCCAATCGCTCTTTATCATGTTGCGACTTCGTCCACAAGCTCTTTTTTCAAAGGGAGGCTTTGTCTCTGTGCCACCTGTTATCGCTGCGCGTGTGTCAGGAGTGCCAGTCTTTATTCACGAATCTGACCTATCTATGGGCTTGGCAAATAAAATTGCCTATAAGTTTGCAACTAAGATGTATTCAACCTTTGAGCAAGCTTCAAGTTTGTCTAAGGTTGAGCATGTGGGAGCAGTGACCAAGGTTTCAGATCAAAAAAATCCAGAACCCGATGAATTGGTGGATATTCAAACTCACTTTAATCCTAAATTGCCAACTGTATTGTTTGTCGGTGGTTCTGCAGGTGCTCGTGTCTTTAACCAATTGGTGACAGACCATAAGAAAGAACTAACAGAGCGCTACAATATTATCAATTTAACTGGAGATTCTAGTCTGAACGAGTTGAGCCAAAATCTTTTTCGTGTTGACTATGTGACCAATCTCTATCAACCCTTGATGGAATTGGCTGATATTGTTGTGACACGTGGTGGTGCCAATACGATTTTTGAGCTCTTGGCCATGGCAAAATTGCATGTTATTGTGCCGCTTGGTCGTGAAGCTAGTCGTGGTGACCAGATTGAAAATGCAGCTTACTTTGTAAAAAAAGGCTATGCAGAAGAGCTTCAAGAAAGCGATTTGACCTTGGATAGTTTGGAAGAGAAGCTTTCTCACTTACTAAGTCACAAGGAAGACTATCAAGCCAAGATGAAGGCTTCAAAGGAATTGAAATCTCTAGCAGATTTTTATCAATTGTTGAAAAAAGATTTATCATAA
- a CDS encoding rhodanese-like domain-containing protein yields MVTWILWALILAMLAWMGFNYLRIRRAAKIVDNEEFEALIRTGQLIDLRDPAEFHRKHILGARNIPSSQLKTSLAALRKDKPVLLYENQRAQRVTNAALYLKKQGFSEIYILSYGLDSWKGKVKTS; encoded by the coding sequence ATGGTTACTTGGATTTTGTGGGCACTCATACTAGCAATGTTGGCGTGGATGGGTTTTAACTATCTTCGTATTCGCCGTGCGGCTAAAATTGTAGACAATGAGGAATTTGAAGCCTTGATTCGTACGGGTCAATTGATTGATTTGCGCGACCCAGCAGAATTCCACAGAAAACATATCCTGGGTGCCCGCAATATTCCTTCAAGTCAGTTGAAGACTAGTCTTGCAGCCCTTCGTAAGGATAAACCTGTCCTTCTCTACGAAAACCAACGTGCGCAACGAGTTACAAATGCAGCTCTTTACTTGAAAAAACAAGGTTTTTCTGAGATTTATATCCTTTCTTATGGCTTGGATTCTTGGAAAGGGAAAGTGAAGACTAGCTAA
- a CDS encoding 16S rRNA pseudouridine(516) synthase: MRLDNLLAQEKISRKAMKQALLKGDILVDGCPARSLAQNIDTGLQELLFQGQIIQGYEHTYLMLHKPAGVVTANKDKELQTIMDFLPPDIQSDKLYAVGRLDRDTTGLLLLTDNGPLGFQLLHPQYHVDKTYQVEVNGLLTPDHIQAFQKGIVFLDGTVCKPARLEILSASLSHSQASITISEGKFHQVKKMFLSVGVKVTSLKRVQFGEFTLDPELAEGQYRPLNQEELKIIKNHLEKSG; encoded by the coding sequence ATGCGTTTAGATAATTTATTAGCTCAAGAAAAAATCAGCCGAAAGGCCATGAAACAAGCCTTACTCAAAGGGGACATTCTCGTCGATGGTTGCCCAGCCCGCTCCCTAGCCCAAAATATCGATACAGGACTACAGGAACTCCTTTTTCAGGGCCAAATCATTCAAGGCTATGAGCACACCTACCTTATGCTACATAAACCTGCTGGTGTCGTTACAGCCAACAAAGACAAGGAACTCCAAACCATCATGGACTTCCTTCCGCCTGACATCCAGTCTGACAAGCTCTACGCCGTCGGCCGACTGGACCGAGATACGACGGGTCTCCTCCTCTTGACCGATAACGGTCCCTTAGGCTTTCAGCTCCTCCACCCCCAATATCATGTCGATAAGACTTATCAGGTTGAGGTCAATGGACTTCTAACACCTGACCATATCCAAGCCTTTCAAAAGGGAATTGTCTTTTTAGATGGTACTGTCTGTAAACCTGCAAGACTAGAGATTCTATCTGCAAGTCTTTCCCACAGCCAAGCCTCTATCACCATTTCAGAAGGAAAATTTCATCAAGTCAAGAAAATGTTTCTCTCGGTTGGTGTCAAAGTGACCTCACTCAAACGAGTTCAGTTCGGTGAGTTTACATTAGACCCAGAACTAGCAGAAGGTCAATACCGTCCCTTAAACCAAGAGGAATTGAAAATCATTAAAAATCACTTAGAGAAAAGTGGATAA
- a CDS encoding bacteriocin-associated integral membrane family protein: MKKLFILLSTFFLSFFLAWIIVLRAPQYLFASYDSVSLLRVKKDTQEPTREVFEKELENFVNSEQSLIARRIVEPSKDGTTHFTYATYGQGTLPKEFQEASQESRERSDPLNSYLLLSGSLTKEKLADKLGDLGYKAIPDRKTPPYSLAFRMLLIPLILISLAIFGLSFFALVIITRIKEMRAAGIKLFSGQTLLSIMGHSLSTDIKWLLLSALLSFLGGGVVLFSQGLFYPILLATYGFGISFYLLFLLGISILLMLLYLMSLSYKALVPVIKGRLPLKRLMALTLLCQLVAVFTVGYAVKTGLTSYQRLKELEISKQAWQDRADYYQISFGLGDRVKDTENQNKWYAFAKEAIEEEQALYVKDTLFHFANPQGKNEQGETLDTYSPDANTLYVSPSYLDKEKVVVDAETKQKLAHLQKGEFGLLLPESLRSQEAELKKVFEESLNSYGQSSEDKDAPLEYEMRAIVSYLPTGEKRFVYNNGENPVSTQYLTDPILVVFTPTSTGDSIISKSSWSINAGKQLFIKGYESGIELLKKAGIYEQVSYLKEGRSVYLTRYNEVQTETATLILGAIVGIASSLLLFYSVNLLYFEQFRRDILIKRISGLRFFETHAQYMVSQFASFVFGASLFILSSRDLVIGLLTLLVFLASAVLTLYRQAQKESRVSMTIMKGK, encoded by the coding sequence ATGAAGAAACTATTCATATTATTATCAACTTTTTTTCTCAGCTTCTTCCTTGCTTGGATTATTGTCTTACGTGCGCCACAATATTTATTTGCAAGCTATGATTCCGTTTCCTTACTTCGTGTCAAAAAAGATACTCAGGAACCGACGCGTGAGGTATTTGAAAAGGAATTAGAGAATTTTGTAAACTCAGAACAGAGTTTAATAGCTAGAAGAATCGTAGAGCCGAGTAAGGATGGGACGACTCACTTTACTTATGCAACTTATGGTCAGGGAACTTTACCAAAAGAATTCCAAGAAGCTAGTCAAGAAAGTCGTGAACGTAGTGATCCGCTAAATAGTTATCTCCTTTTGTCAGGCTCCTTGACGAAAGAAAAGCTTGCCGATAAATTAGGAGATTTGGGTTATAAAGCAATTCCTGACCGAAAGACACCGCCCTATTCTCTTGCTTTTAGAATGTTACTAATTCCCCTTATTTTAATTAGTTTAGCAATATTTGGCTTATCATTCTTTGCTCTAGTGATTATCACTCGGATTAAGGAAATGAGAGCTGCAGGTATAAAACTCTTTTCTGGTCAGACTCTCTTATCCATCATGGGGCATTCTTTATCTACTGATATCAAATGGCTCCTTCTATCAGCCCTCCTTTCCTTCCTAGGTGGGGGAGTCGTTCTTTTTAGTCAAGGTTTGTTTTATCCTATCTTGTTAGCCACCTATGGTTTTGGGATTAGTTTCTATCTTTTGTTTTTATTGGGGATTTCAATTTTACTAATGCTCCTTTATCTAATGAGTTTGAGTTATAAAGCATTAGTTCCCGTTATTAAGGGAAGATTACCCCTTAAACGCTTGATGGCTTTAACCCTATTGTGTCAGTTAGTAGCTGTTTTTACAGTAGGCTACGCTGTTAAGACAGGTTTAACGTCTTACCAACGATTGAAAGAACTTGAAATTTCAAAACAAGCATGGCAGGATAGAGCAGACTATTATCAAATTTCTTTTGGCTTAGGTGATAGAGTAAAAGATACAGAAAATCAGAATAAGTGGTATGCCTTTGCCAAGGAAGCAATCGAAGAAGAACAAGCCCTTTATGTAAAGGATACTCTGTTCCATTTTGCCAATCCACAAGGAAAAAATGAACAGGGAGAGACACTGGATACCTATAGTCCAGATGCTAATACGCTCTATGTTAGTCCCAGTTATTTGGACAAGGAAAAGGTCGTGGTAGATGCTGAGACTAAACAGAAGTTAGCCCATCTCCAAAAAGGGGAATTTGGACTCTTATTACCAGAATCTCTTCGTTCACAGGAAGCAGAACTTAAGAAAGTTTTTGAAGAAAGTTTAAACTCTTATGGACAATCAAGTGAGGATAAAGACGCTCCTTTAGAGTATGAAATGAGAGCGATTGTTAGTTATCTTCCAACTGGAGAAAAGCGGTTTGTTTATAACAACGGTGAGAATCCCGTATCCACTCAGTATTTGACTGATCCGATTTTAGTTGTATTTACGCCGACTTCTACAGGTGATAGTATCATTTCCAAATCTAGTTGGTCTATCAATGCTGGAAAACAACTCTTTATCAAAGGATATGAGAGTGGGATAGAACTCTTGAAGAAAGCTGGAATTTATGAGCAAGTATCCTATCTTAAAGAAGGAAGAAGTGTTTATCTAACTCGTTATAATGAAGTTCAAACTGAAACAGCAACTTTAATCTTAGGAGCTATTGTTGGGATAGCTAGTTCCTTGTTACTCTTTTATTCTGTCAATCTTCTATATTTCGAGCAATTCCGCCGAGATATCTTGATTAAACGAATTTCAGGTTTACGATTTTTTGAAACACATGCTCAGTATATGGTTAGTCAGTTTGCCAGTTTTGTATTTGGTGCTAGTCTCTTTATTTTAAGCAGTCGAGACTTGGTGATTGGCTTGCTCACTTTATTAGTCTTTCTAGCTAGTGCAGTTTTGACGCTTTACCGTCAAGCGCAGAAAGAATCTCGTGTTTCTATGACAATTATGAAAGGAAAATAG
- the typA gene encoding translational GTPase TypA: MTKLREDIRNIAIIAHVDHGKTTLVDELLKQSETLDARTELAERAMDSNDIEKERGITILAKNTAVAYNGTRINIMDTPGHADFGGEVERIMKMVDGVVLVVDAYEGTMPQTRFVLKKALEQDLVPIVVVNKIDKPSARPAEVVDEVLELFIELGADDDQLDFPVVYASAINGTSSLSDDPADQETTMAPIFDTIIDHIPAPVDNSDEPLQFQVSLLDYNDFVGRIGIGRVFRGTVKVGDQVTLSKLDGTTKNFRVTKLFGFFGLERREIQEAKAGDLIAVSGMEDIFVGETITPTDAVEALPILHIDEPTLQMTFLVNNSPFAGKEGKWVTSRKVEERLQAELQTDVSLRVDPTDSPDKWTVSGRGELHLSILIETMRREGYELQVSRPEVIVKEIDGVKCEPFERVQIDTPEEYQGSVIQSLSERKGEMLDMISTGNGQTRLVFLVPARGLIGYSTEFLSMTRGYGIMNHTFDQYLPLIPGEIGGRHRGALVSIDAGKATTYSIMSIEERGTIFVNPGTEVYEGMIIGENSRENDLTVNITKAKQMTNVRSATKDQTAVIKTPRILTLEESLEFLNDDEYMEVTPESIRLRKQILNKAEREKANKKKKSAE; encoded by the coding sequence ATGACAAAATTAAGAGAAGATATCCGTAACATTGCGATTATCGCCCACGTTGACCACGGTAAAACAACCCTCGTTGACGAATTATTGAAACAATCAGAAACGCTTGATGCACGTACTGAATTGGCTGAGCGTGCTATGGACTCAAACGATATCGAAAAAGAGCGTGGAATTACCATCCTTGCTAAAAATACAGCCGTTGCCTACAACGGAACTCGTATCAACATCATGGACACACCAGGACACGCGGACTTCGGTGGAGAAGTTGAGCGTATCATGAAAATGGTTGACGGTGTTGTCTTAGTCGTAGATGCCTACGAAGGAACAATGCCACAGACTCGTTTCGTATTGAAAAAAGCCTTGGAACAAGACCTTGTCCCAATCGTGGTTGTTAACAAAATCGATAAACCATCAGCTCGTCCAGCAGAAGTAGTGGACGAAGTCTTGGAACTTTTCATCGAGCTTGGTGCAGATGACGACCAGCTTGACTTCCCAGTGGTCTATGCATCAGCGATTAATGGAACTTCTTCATTGTCAGATGATCCAGCTGATCAAGAAACTACTATGGCACCAATCTTTGACACAATTATCGACCATATCCCAGCTCCAGTAGATAACTCAGATGAGCCTTTGCAGTTCCAAGTGTCACTTTTGGACTACAATGACTTCGTTGGACGTATCGGTATCGGCCGTGTCTTCCGTGGTACAGTTAAGGTTGGGGACCAAGTTACCCTCTCTAAACTTGACGGCACAACTAAAAACTTCCGTGTTACAAAACTCTTCGGTTTCTTTGGTTTGGAACGTCGTGAAATTCAAGAAGCCAAAGCAGGTGACTTGATTGCCGTTTCTGGTATGGAAGACATCTTTGTCGGTGAAACCATTACTCCGACAGATGCAGTAGAGGCTCTTCCAATCCTACACATCGATGAGCCAACTCTTCAAATGACTTTCTTGGTTAACAACTCACCATTTGCTGGTAAAGAAGGTAAATGGGTAACTTCTCGTAAGGTGGAAGAACGCTTGCAGGCAGAATTGCAAACAGACGTTTCCCTTCGTGTTGATCCAACTGATTCACCAGATAAATGGACTGTTTCAGGTCGTGGAGAATTGCACTTGTCAATCCTTATCGAAACAATGCGTCGTGAGGGATATGAACTTCAAGTATCTCGTCCAGAAGTTATCGTAAAAGAAATCGACGGTGTTAAATGTGAGCCATTTGAGCGTGTACAAATCGACACTCCAGAAGAATACCAAGGGTCTGTTATCCAAAGCCTTTCTGAACGTAAGGGTGAAATGTTGGATATGATTTCAACTGGTAATGGTCAAACTCGTTTGGTCTTCCTTGTTCCAGCGCGTGGTTTGATCGGATATTCAACTGAGTTCTTGTCAATGACTCGTGGTTACGGTATCATGAACCATACCTTCGACCAATACTTGCCATTGATTCCAGGTGAAATTGGTGGTCGTCACCGTGGTGCCCTTGTTTCTATCGATGCTGGTAAGGCTACAACTTACTCAATCATGTCTATCGAAGAACGTGGTACGATCTTTGTCAACCCAGGTACTGAAGTTTACGAAGGAATGATCATCGGTGAAAACTCTCGTGAAAACGACTTGACAGTTAACATCACTAAGGCGAAACAAATGACCAACGTCCGTTCAGCTACTAAGGACCAAACAGCTGTTATCAAGACACCTCGTATCTTGACCCTTGAAGAGTCTCTTGAGTTCTTGAACGACGATGAGTACATGGAAGTAACGCCTGAGTCTATCCGTTTGCGTAAACAAATCCTTAACAAGGCAGAGCGTGAGAAAGCTAACAAGAAGAAAAAATCAGCTGAATAA
- a CDS encoding LysR family transcriptional regulator encodes MRIQQLHYIIKIVETGSMNEAAKQLFITQPSLSNAVRDLENEMGIEIFIRNPKGITLTRDGMEFLSYARQVVEQTQLLEERYKNPVAHRELFSVSSQHYAFVVNAFVSLLKKSDMEKYELFLRETRTWEIIDDVKNFRSEVGVLFFNSYNRDVLTKMLDDNHLLAHHLFTAQPHIFVSKTNPLAKKDKVKLSDLENFPYLSYDQGTHNSFYFSEEILSQEHHKKSIVVSDRATLFNLLIGLDGYTIATGILNSNLNGDNIVSIPLDIDDSIELVYIQHEKTSLSKMGERFIDYLLEEVQFDS; translated from the coding sequence ATGAGAATTCAACAATTACACTATATTATCAAAATCGTCGAAACTGGCTCCATGAATGAAGCAGCTAAGCAACTCTTTATCACTCAACCTAGTCTTTCCAATGCAGTGAGAGATTTGGAAAATGAAATGGGCATTGAAATCTTTATCCGCAATCCTAAGGGCATCACCTTGACCCGTGATGGGATGGAGTTCCTCTCTTATGCCCGTCAAGTTGTCGAGCAAACCCAGCTTCTGGAAGAACGCTATAAAAATCCTGTCGCCCACCGCGAACTTTTTAGCGTTTCCTCTCAACACTATGCCTTTGTGGTCAATGCCTTTGTCTCTTTGCTCAAGAAAAGTGATATGGAGAAATACGAGCTTTTCCTTCGTGAAACTCGGACTTGGGAGATTATCGACGATGTCAAGAACTTCCGTAGTGAGGTCGGTGTCCTATTTTTTAACAGCTACAACCGTGATGTTTTAACGAAAATGCTGGATGACAACCACCTGCTGGCTCACCATCTCTTCACAGCGCAACCGCATATCTTTGTCAGCAAGACCAATCCTCTGGCAAAAAAAGACAAGGTAAAACTGTCTGACTTGGAAAATTTCCCTTACCTTAGTTATGATCAAGGGACACACAACTCCTTCTACTTTTCAGAGGAAATCCTTTCTCAAGAGCATCACAAGAAATCCATCGTGGTTAGTGACCGTGCCACCCTCTTTAATCTCTTGATTGGTCTGGATGGATACACGATAGCAACAGGGATTTTGAACAGCAACCTCAACGGAGACAATATCGTTTCCATCCCACTGGATATTGACGACTCCATTGAGCTAGTCTATATCCAGCATGAAAAAACCAGCCTATCTAAGATGGGCGAACGCTTTATCGACTATCTACTAGAAGAAGTCCAGTTTGATAGTTGA
- the murD gene encoding UDP-N-acetylmuramoyl-L-alanine--D-glutamate ligase encodes MKVIDQFKNKKVLVLGLAKSGESAARLLDKLGAIVTVNDGKPFEDNPAAQSLLEEGIKVITGGHPLELLDEEFALMVKNPGIPYSNPMIEKALSKGIPVLTEVELAYLISEAPIVGITGSNGKTTTTTMIGEVLTAAGQHGLLSGNIGYPASQVAQTASDKDTLVMELSSFQLMGVQEFHPEIAVITNLMPTHIDYHGSFEEYVAAKWNIQNKMTAADFLVLNFNQDLAKELARKTQATVVPFSTQEKVDGAYLEDGQLYFRGEVVMAANEIGVPGSHNVENALATIAVAKLRGVDNQSIKETLSAFGGVKHRLQFVDEIKGVKFYNDSKSTNILATQKALSGFDNSKVILIAGGLDRGNEFDELVPDITGLKKMVILGQSAERVKRAADKAGVAYVDATDIADAARKAYELATQGDVVLLSPANASWDMYANFEVRGDLFIDTVAELKE; translated from the coding sequence ATGAAAGTAATAGATCAATTTAAAAATAAGAAAGTCCTTGTTTTAGGTTTGGCAAAGTCTGGTGAATCTGCAGCTCGTTTGTTGGACAAGCTGGGTGCCATTGTGACAGTAAATGACGGAAAACCTTTCGAGGACAATCCAGCTGCGCAAAGTTTGCTGGAAGAAGGGATCAAGGTTATCACAGGCGGTCATCCTTTGGAACTCTTGGATGAAGAGTTTGCCCTTATGGTGAAAAATCCAGGTATCCCATACAGTAATCCCATGATTGAAAAGGCTTTGTCCAAGGGAATTCCAGTCTTGACCGAGGTGGAATTGGCTTATTTGATTTCTGAAGCACCGATTGTTGGTATTACTGGTTCGAACGGTAAAACAACCACAACGACTATGATTGGGGAAGTTTTGACTGCTGCTGGGCAACATGGTCTCTTATCAGGAAATATCGGCTATCCAGCTAGTCAAGTGGCACAAACTGCGTCAGACAAGGACACGCTTGTCATGGAACTTTCTTCTTTCCAACTCATGGGCGTTCAAGAATTTCATCCTGAGATTGCGGTTATTACCAACCTCATGCCAACTCATATCGACTACCATGGGTCATTTGAGGAATATGTAGCAGCCAAGTGGAATATCCAGAACAAGATGACAGCAGCTGATTTCCTTGTTTTGAACTTTAATCAAGACTTGGCAAAAGAATTGGCAAGAAAAACACAAGCTACAGTTGTACCATTCTCAACACAGGAAAAGGTTGATGGAGCTTATCTGGAAGATGGTCAACTCTACTTCCGTGGGGAAGTTGTCATGGCAGCGAATGAAATCGGAGTTCCAGGAAGCCACAATGTGGAAAATGCGCTTGCGACTATTGCTGTAGCCAAGCTTCGTGGTGTTGATAACCAAAGCATCAAAGAAACTCTTTCAGCCTTTGGTGGTGTCAAACACCGTCTCCAATTTGTGGATGAAATCAAGGGTGTCAAATTCTATAATGATAGTAAATCAACCAATATCTTGGCAACTCAAAAAGCCTTGTCAGGATTTGACAACAGCAAGGTCATTTTGATTGCAGGTGGTTTGGACCGTGGCAATGAGTTTGACGAATTGGTACCAGACATTACTGGACTTAAGAAGATGGTCATCCTAGGTCAGTCTGCAGAACGTGTCAAACGGGCAGCAGACAAGGCTGGTGTGGCATATGTGGATGCGACTGACATTGCAGATGCGGCCCGCAAAGCCTATGAACTTGCGACTCAAGGAGATGTAGTCCTTCTCAGTCCTGCTAATGCTAGCTGGGATATGTATGCTAACTTTGAAGTACGTGGCGACCTATTTATCGACACAGTAGCGGAGTTAAAGGAATAA
- a CDS encoding ABC transporter ATP-binding protein produces MIELKNISKKFGSRQLFSDMNLHFEGGKIYALIGTSGCGKTTLLNMIGRLEPYDKGQIIYDGTSLKDIKPSVFFRDYLGYLFQDFGLIESQTVKENLNLGLVGKKLKEKEKISLMKQALNRVNLSYLDLKQPIFELSGGEAQRVALAKIILKDPPLILADEPTASLDPKNSEELLSILESLKNPNRTIIIATHNPLIWEQVDQVIRVTDLSHR; encoded by the coding sequence ATGATTGAACTAAAGAATATATCTAAAAAATTTGGAAGCCGTCAGCTATTTTCAGATATGAATCTTCATTTTGAAGGTGGGAAAATTTATGCCTTAATCGGTACAAGTGGCTGCGGTAAGACAACACTCTTGAATATGATTGGACGATTAGAGCCATATGACAAAGGGCAAATCATCTATGATGGCACTTCTCTTAAGGACATCAAGCCTTCTGTTTTCTTTAGAGATTACTTAGGATACTTATTTCAAGATTTTGGCTTAATTGAAAGTCAAACTGTCAAAGAGAATCTCAATCTGGGTTTAGTTGGTAAAAAGTTGAAAGAAAAAGAGAAAATCTCTTTGATGAAACAAGCTCTAAACCGTGTTAACCTCTCTTATTTAGATTTAAAGCAACCTATCTTTGAATTATCAGGAGGAGAAGCACAACGTGTTGCACTAGCGAAGATAATTTTAAAGGATCCACCTTTGATTCTGGCAGATGAACCAACCGCTTCCTTAGACCCCAAAAACTCTGAGGAATTACTTTCTATCCTAGAATCTTTAAAAAATCCGAATCGAACTATTATTATTGCGACCCATAATCCTCTGATTTGGGAACAAGTGGACCAAGTTATTCGAGTTACCGATTTATCACATAGATGA
- a CDS encoding YqgQ family protein, translating to MSLMKTFYDVQQFLKRFGIIVYMGKRLYDIELMKLELSRIYDAGLMDKLDYLEAEAVLRREHKVELDYIEKNGEKN from the coding sequence ATGAGTCTTATGAAAACATTCTATGATGTGCAGCAATTTCTCAAACGATTTGGTATTATTGTTTACATGGGAAAACGCTTATATGATATTGAACTGATGAAGTTGGAACTCTCTCGGATTTATGATGCAGGGTTGATGGACAAATTAGACTATCTAGAAGCAGAAGCGGTTCTTCGCAGAGAGCACAAGGTAGAATTGGATTATATTGAGAAAAATGGAGAAAAGAACTAA